A window of Erpetoichthys calabaricus chromosome 12, fErpCal1.3, whole genome shotgun sequence contains these coding sequences:
- the cysltr1 gene encoding cysteinyl leukotriene receptor 1, whose translation MINNSFNSCSSLIDDFRNQVYSTIYSLISVFGLVGNGFALYVLIRTYHQRTTFHIYMLNLAIADLLCVSTLPLRVVYYVNKGQWYFGDFLCRISSYAFYVNLYCSIFFMTAMSCTRFIAIVFPVKNLKLVTEKKAKIVCVIIWVFICLISTPFLMGGQYTEGNKTKCFEPPPRNNVIKLQVLNYISLAFGFTIPFLIIIICYTGIIWTLNTTSKSMKQNKNTKTKAIRMIIIVMAAFLISFMPYHIQRTVHLAFLKEKNTSCTDIIYMQKSVVVTLCLAASNCCFDPLLYFFSGENFRKRLHTFHKKSASQVFQNMRKSNHSAKDIPVHDEAHAAMVGNLLVSNGAEH comes from the coding sequence ATGATCAATAATTCATTCAACAGCTGTAGCAGTTTAATAGATGACTTCCGTAACCAGGTCTATTCGACTATCTACTCACTGATCTCTGTGTTTGGATTAGTTGGAAATGGGTTTGCCCTTTACGTGCTCATCAGGACCTATCATCAAAGGACAACCTTTCACATCTACATGCTGAACTTGGCCATAGCAGACCTGCTGTGTGTCTCCACCCTGCCCCTGCGGGTTGTGTACTATGTCAATAAGGGGCAGTGGTACTTTGGGGATTTCCTTTGTCGCATCAGTTCCTATGCTTTCTATGTCAATTTATACTGCAGCATCTTTTTTATGACAGCCATGAGCTGCACGCGATTTATTGCAATTGTGTTTCCAGTCAAGAACCTCAAACTAGTAACAGAGAAGAAAGCCAAAATTGTATGTGTGATCATTTGGGTGTTCATTTGTCTCATCAGCACCCCTTTCCTGATGGGAGGCCAATATACTGAGGGCAACAAGACCAAATGCTTTGAGCCTCCACCGCGCAATAACGTCATTAAGCTGCAAGTCCTTAATTATATCTCATTAGCCTTTGGGTTTACCATTCCATTTTTGATCATAATCATCTGTTACACAGGGATTATTTGGACCCTGAACACCACTTCAAAGAGcatgaaacaaaacaagaacacCAAGACCAAGGCCATCCGGATGATTATAATAGTCATGGCAGCGTTCCTCATTTCTTTTATGCCCTATCACATCCAACGTACTGTGCATCTAGCCTTCCTAAAGGAGAAAAACACGTCCTGTACGGACATTATATACATGCAGAAGTCAGTGGTTGTCACTTTATGTCTGGCTGCCTCCAACTGCTGCTTTGATCCTTTGCTCTATTTTTTCTCTGGTGAAAACTTTCGCAAAAGGCTTCATACTTTTCACAAAAAGTCTGCCAGTCAGGTCTTTCAAAATATGAGAAAAAGCAACCATTCTGCCAAAGACATTCCAGTTCATGATGAAGCACATGCAGCAATGGTTGGCAATTTACTTGTTTCTAATGGTGCTGAACATTAG